The proteins below are encoded in one region of Corynebacterium sphenisci DSM 44792:
- a CDS encoding SDR family NAD(P)-dependent oxidoreductase — protein sequence MVPRIRPIHGPALPPVAGLALVTGASSGIGAATAAALAGAGFEVLGTSRRGAAAPAPRGVRMIELDLADPGSIAAAAETVRERARGRGERGAAVLVANAGESQSGPLEELPRAAWERLLQVNVVGQLDLVARLLPGMRAAGRGRVVLVGSMLGSLPLAFRSSYVASKAALRGAGLALRGEVAPFGIGVSVVEPGSVATGIAARRTRYGGAWDSPYRGRLAAMLDRLDANEAAGVAPEAVAEAILAEIRARRPAAYRARGSRAALAIPLTRLGGTQFTLDLMDRVHGLR from the coding sequence ATGGTCCCGCGCATCCGCCCCATCCACGGCCCGGCCCTGCCCCCGGTCGCCGGCCTCGCCCTGGTCACCGGGGCCTCCTCCGGGATCGGGGCGGCCACCGCCGCGGCCCTGGCCGGGGCCGGGTTCGAGGTGCTCGGCACCAGCCGCCGCGGCGCGGCCGCGCCCGCCCCGCGGGGGGTGCGCATGATCGAGCTGGATCTGGCCGATCCGGGGTCCATCGCCGCCGCCGCGGAGACCGTGCGGGAGCGTGCCCGGGGGCGCGGCGAGCGTGGTGCGGCGGTGCTGGTGGCCAATGCCGGGGAGAGCCAGTCCGGGCCGCTGGAGGAGCTGCCCCGGGCGGCCTGGGAGCGGCTGCTGCAGGTCAACGTGGTGGGCCAGCTGGACCTGGTGGCCCGGCTGCTGCCCGGGATGCGCGCCGCAGGCCGGGGCCGGGTGGTGCTGGTCGGCTCGATGCTGGGCTCGCTGCCGCTGGCCTTCCGCTCCTCCTACGTCGCCTCGAAGGCGGCGCTGCGCGGGGCGGGGCTGGCGCTGCGCGGGGAGGTCGCCCCCTTCGGGATCGGGGTCAGCGTGGTCGAGCCGGGCTCCGTGGCCACCGGGATCGCCGCCCGGCGCACCCGCTACGGCGGGGCCTGGGATTCGCCCTACCGGGGGCGGCTGGCCGCCATGCTGGACCGGCTGGACGCCAACGAGGCCGCGGGGGTGGCCCCGGAGGCGGTGGCGGAGGCGATCCTCGCCGAGATCCGGGCCCGCCGGCCCGCGGCCTACCGGGCCCGCGGCTCCCGGGCGGCGCTGGCGATCCCGCTGACCCGGCTCGGCGGCACCCAGTTCACCCTGGATCTCATGGATCGGGTGCACGGACTGCGCTGA
- a CDS encoding esterase/lipase family protein, translating to MDAPDAAARRAPGPTGPPARNFPLAFLRQLRTRDLLPPGLAESDAPAPPAGAAGRPPVVLIHGTWMNAYSTWAMIAPGLRAAGFDVHGFNYGVDRGCRVGRVGGVAGVADLEASAAEVADAVDAVLAATGAERVDLICHSQGAIHGRLYAQERGAGRVRTLISLGGNHHGATLSGVSRLGDRLTAAGIPVEPAFTRILGPAGLQQTPGRPIFERLNSAGELREGVRYVNFASRVDWIATPWAGGFLDHDPARPGACDPAVRNIRVQDLGRGQWPDHLSMLYSPTVLAEIIAALGGPARQPDHAVVVPVWGQLRPPALAGIGAAAAAGWLLARRRRRRR from the coding sequence ATGGACGCCCCCGACGCCGCCGCCCGCCGCGCACCCGGCCCGACGGGGCCGCCCGCGCGGAACTTCCCGCTGGCCTTCCTGCGCCAGCTGCGCACCCGGGACCTGCTGCCGCCGGGGCTGGCCGAATCCGACGCGCCCGCGCCCCCGGCCGGGGCCGCCGGCCGGCCTCCGGTGGTGCTCATCCACGGCACCTGGATGAACGCCTACTCCACCTGGGCGATGATCGCCCCCGGGCTGCGCGCCGCCGGCTTCGACGTGCACGGCTTCAACTACGGCGTGGACCGGGGGTGCCGGGTCGGCCGGGTCGGCGGGGTCGCCGGGGTCGCCGATCTGGAGGCCAGCGCCGCCGAGGTCGCCGACGCGGTGGACGCGGTGCTCGCCGCCACCGGGGCCGAGCGGGTGGACCTGATCTGCCATTCCCAGGGGGCCATCCACGGCCGGCTCTACGCCCAGGAGCGCGGGGCGGGCCGGGTGCGCACCCTGATCAGCCTCGGCGGCAACCACCACGGGGCCACCCTGTCCGGGGTGAGCCGGCTCGGCGACCGGCTCACCGCCGCCGGGATCCCGGTGGAGCCGGCCTTCACCCGCATCCTCGGCCCGGCGGGCCTGCAGCAGACCCCGGGCCGGCCGATCTTCGAGCGGCTGAACTCCGCCGGGGAGCTGCGCGAGGGGGTGCGCTACGTCAACTTCGCCAGCCGGGTGGACTGGATCGCCACCCCCTGGGCGGGCGGCTTCCTCGACCACGACCCGGCCCGCCCGGGGGCGTGCGACCCGGCGGTGCGGAATATCCGGGTGCAGGATCTCGGCCGCGGGCAGTGGCCGGATCACCTCTCCATGCTGTACTCGCCGACCGTGCTCGCCGAGATCATCGCCGCCCTCGGCGGCCCGGCGCGGCAGCCCGATCATGCGGTGGTGGTGCCGGTGTGGGGGCAGCTGCGCCCGCCGGCGCTGGCCGGGATCGGGGCGGCCGCGGCCGCCGGGTGGCTCCTCGCCCGGCGCCGCCGCCGGCGCCGGTAG
- a CDS encoding cation diffusion facilitator family transporter — MRNLQGYAWLSVAAALATIALKTVAYLLTGSVGLLSDAAEGSVNLIAAIFAVVILRITAQPADADHEFGHAKAEYFASGLEAAMILLAAGFIAVTAVERLLNPAPVAAIGAGIAISAVAAGINGAVAWVLIRAGREHRSITLAADGRHLLSDVVTSLGVIAGVALVHLTGWSWLDPVVALAVAANILRAGWSLGRESVDGLMDKAMTGADRAAVDRIVAAHVDPLAGVDIHEVRTRVAGRRTFIEFHMLVPGAWSVVRGHDALSDVEDELRGRFPGVHISSHLEPIEDERAYGDVNL, encoded by the coding sequence ATGAGGAACCTGCAGGGCTACGCCTGGCTGTCGGTGGCCGCCGCGCTGGCCACCATCGCCCTGAAGACGGTGGCCTACCTGCTCACCGGTTCCGTCGGCCTGCTCTCCGACGCCGCCGAGGGCTCGGTGAACCTCATCGCCGCGATTTTCGCGGTGGTCATCCTGCGGATCACCGCCCAACCCGCCGACGCCGACCACGAGTTCGGCCACGCCAAGGCCGAGTACTTCGCCTCCGGGCTGGAGGCGGCGATGATCCTCCTCGCCGCCGGTTTCATCGCGGTCACCGCGGTGGAGCGGCTGCTCAACCCCGCGCCGGTGGCCGCAATCGGCGCGGGTATCGCGATCTCCGCGGTCGCCGCCGGGATCAACGGCGCCGTGGCCTGGGTGCTCATCCGCGCCGGGCGGGAGCACCGGTCCATCACCCTGGCCGCCGACGGCCGGCATCTGCTCTCCGATGTGGTCACCTCCCTCGGCGTGATCGCCGGGGTCGCCCTGGTGCACCTCACCGGCTGGTCCTGGCTGGACCCGGTGGTGGCCCTGGCGGTGGCCGCGAACATCCTGCGCGCCGGCTGGTCGCTGGGCCGGGAGTCCGTCGATGGGCTCATGGACAAGGCGATGACCGGGGCGGATCGCGCCGCGGTGGACCGGATCGTGGCGGCGCACGTCGACCCGCTCGCCGGGGTGGACATCCACGAGGTGCGCACCCGGGTGGCCGGCCGGCGCACGTTCATCGAATTCCACATGCTGGTGCCCGGGGCCTGGTCGGTGGTGCGCGGCCATGATGCGCTCAGCGACGTGGAGGACGAGCTGCGCGGGCGCTTCCCCGGGGTGCACATCTCCTCCCATCTGGAGCCGATCGAGGATGAGCGCGCCTACGGCGACGTGAATCTGTAG
- a CDS encoding alpha/beta fold hydrolase — protein MTDQPTRRTRPARRILAAVAAAALVAGPATPAAADPAPALDWGDCPAAAMTAPGTECAELEVPRDYADPQGPTITLTISRLPATGVSRGAVAGNPGGPGGDALGMFAPEQVRMPDAVREQRDLIAVQPRGLRWSTPLECDLAGIPMSAVLAGQVGALYAACEAAMPGYAATITTENTARDLEEARKALGLPELDLYGVSYGSDLMSTYATLFPGRVGAMVLDSGVDPDQRWFDLGPARETWRREALTALFGWIADRDARYHLGTTPLQVYRAWSDRVNEQSGAPGRVYPPPAEVGDLPGALAEHPEAALPALNRVLPAVWRGHSALAGLTGGAAEQSPLLQLTMAALYSESMWPEIADRIATGTTPEPELPEGLGPEDVMEMVTAMTMVERGIICNDNRNAADPARTPRLFGDMLAGGDLLRINADALKSGYLCAGWPAARAAIRPSGAELATPPLILHYDRDSAVTGVAHRAIREAMGGELILLPGHGHGVLAAANDPDAVAEAVTRHYLG, from the coding sequence ATGACCGACCAGCCCACCCGCCGCACCCGCCCCGCCCGCCGGATCCTCGCCGCCGTCGCCGCCGCGGCCCTGGTCGCCGGGCCCGCCACCCCGGCCGCGGCGGACCCCGCGCCGGCGCTCGACTGGGGCGACTGCCCCGCCGCGGCGATGACCGCCCCGGGCACCGAATGCGCCGAACTGGAGGTGCCCCGGGACTACGCCGACCCGCAGGGGCCGACCATCACCCTGACCATCTCCCGGCTGCCCGCCACCGGGGTCTCCCGCGGGGCGGTGGCCGGCAACCCCGGCGGCCCCGGCGGCGACGCCCTGGGCATGTTCGCCCCGGAGCAGGTGCGGATGCCCGACGCGGTGCGCGAGCAGCGCGATCTCATCGCGGTGCAGCCCCGGGGCCTGCGCTGGTCCACCCCCCTGGAGTGCGATCTCGCGGGCATCCCGATGAGCGCGGTGCTCGCCGGCCAGGTCGGGGCGCTCTACGCCGCCTGCGAGGCGGCGATGCCCGGCTACGCGGCGACGATCACCACGGAGAACACCGCCCGGGACCTGGAGGAGGCCCGCAAGGCGCTGGGCCTGCCGGAGCTGGACCTCTACGGGGTGTCCTACGGCTCCGATCTGATGTCCACCTACGCCACCCTCTTCCCGGGGCGGGTCGGCGCGATGGTGCTGGACTCCGGGGTGGACCCCGACCAGCGCTGGTTCGACCTCGGCCCGGCCCGGGAGACCTGGCGCCGGGAGGCGCTCACCGCCCTGTTCGGCTGGATCGCGGACCGGGACGCGAGGTACCACCTCGGCACGACCCCGCTGCAGGTCTACCGCGCCTGGTCGGACCGGGTGAACGAGCAGTCCGGGGCGCCGGGCCGGGTCTACCCGCCGCCGGCGGAGGTCGGGGATCTCCCCGGGGCGCTCGCGGAGCACCCGGAGGCGGCGCTGCCCGCGCTGAACCGGGTGCTGCCCGCCGTCTGGCGCGGCCATTCCGCGCTGGCCGGCCTCACCGGCGGCGCCGCGGAGCAGTCCCCGCTGCTGCAGCTCACCATGGCGGCGCTGTACAGCGAGTCGATGTGGCCGGAGATCGCCGACCGGATCGCCACCGGGACGACCCCGGAGCCGGAGCTGCCCGAGGGGCTCGGCCCCGAGGACGTGATGGAGATGGTCACCGCGATGACCATGGTGGAGCGGGGCATCATCTGCAATGACAACCGCAACGCCGCGGATCCGGCGCGCACCCCGCGCCTGTTCGGGGACATGCTCGCCGGCGGGGACCTGCTGCGGATCAACGCCGACGCGCTGAAATCCGGCTACCTGTGCGCCGGCTGGCCCGCGGCCCGGGCCGCGATCCGGCCCAGCGGCGCGGAGCTGGCGACGCCGCCGCTGATCCTGCACTACGACCGCGACAGTGCGGTCACCGGCGTCGCGCACCGCGCGATCCGGGAGGCGATGGGCGGGGAGCTCATCCTGCTGCCCGGCCACGGCCACGGGGTGCTCGCCGCGGCCAATGACCCGGACGCCGTCGCCGAGGCGGTCACCCGGCACTACCTGGGCTGA
- a CDS encoding amidohydrolase family protein produces MDIIDAHFHVIAARDMQPELPEAPRPFPVDAYLQAVGRVAEEVDWARFAGGVVVGGSRRDRARTLVESLEQLELEAAAAGRAPADGGRAFIGVITGTADLGAERVLALDARGVRGVRFNLLRGQEVADGDLLAVAHRVHDLAGWATDVAVDVTARPGLVARLPELDRVCVNHLGMAEAGVDAVVDLAARGVRVKATGFGRLPFPPADALRRIHRANPGALVFGSDLPGTRAERRFDGGDLELLLDVLGEWELPRVLHDNARALYRFADRR; encoded by the coding sequence ATGGACATCATCGACGCCCATTTCCACGTGATCGCGGCCCGGGACATGCAGCCGGAGCTGCCGGAGGCCCCGCGGCCCTTCCCGGTGGACGCCTACCTGCAGGCGGTGGGCCGGGTCGCCGAGGAGGTGGACTGGGCCCGGTTCGCCGGCGGGGTGGTCGTCGGCGGCTCCCGGCGGGACCGGGCGCGCACCCTGGTGGAGTCCCTGGAGCAGCTGGAGCTGGAGGCCGCCGCGGCCGGGCGGGCCCCGGCGGACGGCGGCCGCGCCTTCATCGGCGTGATCACCGGCACCGCGGATCTCGGGGCGGAGCGGGTGCTCGCCCTCGATGCGCGGGGGGTGCGCGGGGTGCGCTTCAACCTGCTGCGCGGCCAGGAGGTCGCCGACGGGGATCTGCTCGCGGTGGCGCACCGGGTCCATGATCTGGCCGGCTGGGCCACCGACGTCGCCGTGGACGTCACCGCCCGGCCCGGGCTGGTGGCGCGGCTGCCGGAGCTGGACCGGGTGTGCGTCAACCACCTGGGTATGGCGGAGGCGGGGGTGGACGCGGTGGTGGACCTGGCCGCGCGGGGGGTGCGGGTGAAGGCCACCGGCTTCGGCAGGCTGCCCTTCCCGCCGGCCGATGCGCTGCGCCGGATCCACCGGGCGAACCCGGGGGCGCTGGTCTTCGGCAGCGATCTGCCCGGCACCCGGGCGGAGCGCCGCTTCGACGGCGGGGATCTGGAGCTGCTGCTCGACGTGCTGGGGGAGTGGGAGCTGCCCCGGGTGCTGCACGACAACGCCCGGGCGCTGTACCGCTTCGCCGATCGGCGATGA
- a CDS encoding glycosyltransferase 87 family protein: MLQDRIAALPPATRRRLLLLAGLLAAGVVALHLHRAFTYYMMDVEVFQDAGWALRRGQDLYSADFPTRSGFRFIYPPFAALLFWPTTWAGPTTLQVLWTAATIAAVWAILAMAATRLLLPRPRLAAAVLLGPALLVDPLRANIDFGQINVFLALLVVADVLGFLPRWARGAGVGVAAGIKITPAAYALIFLVRGRGGDVARSAGWFLLTAAVGFALRFEESVYYWTEEFFAGNRGGEPIYPPNQAVSGLVARAGVTGAAETAIVAAVFLAGAVAAGLAAWRLERIGRPVLALAAIALAVCVTGPYTVSHHWSIIIVGLPLLARLRSRPALALGIAFYLAHLIAPYGVFGEEGAVAANPLVWVIGNAQGIAGVVLLTALAWAAITGRVPELPRWRRARWSRAARTPDPAAG, from the coding sequence ATGCTCCAGGATCGAATCGCGGCCCTGCCGCCGGCGACCCGCCGCCGGCTGCTGCTGCTCGCCGGGCTGCTCGCCGCGGGCGTCGTCGCCCTGCACCTGCACCGGGCCTTCACCTACTACATGATGGACGTGGAGGTCTTCCAGGACGCCGGCTGGGCGCTGCGCCGCGGCCAGGACCTGTACTCGGCGGATTTCCCCACCCGCAGCGGGTTCCGCTTCATCTACCCGCCCTTCGCCGCGCTGCTGTTCTGGCCCACCACCTGGGCGGGGCCGACCACTCTGCAGGTGCTGTGGACCGCGGCGACCATCGCCGCGGTGTGGGCGATCCTGGCGATGGCCGCCACCCGGCTGCTTTTGCCCCGGCCGCGGTTGGCCGCCGCGGTGCTGCTCGGCCCGGCGCTGCTGGTGGACCCGCTGCGCGCGAACATCGACTTCGGCCAGATCAACGTCTTCCTGGCGCTGCTGGTGGTCGCCGACGTGCTGGGCTTCCTGCCCCGCTGGGCCCGCGGCGCCGGGGTCGGCGTCGCCGCCGGGATCAAGATCACCCCCGCCGCCTACGCCCTGATCTTCCTGGTCCGCGGCCGGGGGGGGGACGTGGCCCGTTCCGCGGGCTGGTTCCTGCTCACCGCGGCGGTGGGCTTCGCGCTGCGCTTCGAGGAGTCGGTCTACTACTGGACCGAGGAGTTCTTCGCCGGCAACCGGGGCGGGGAGCCGATCTACCCGCCGAATCAGGCGGTGTCCGGGCTGGTCGCCCGGGCCGGGGTGACCGGGGCGGCGGAGACCGCGATCGTGGCGGCGGTCTTCCTCGCCGGGGCGGTGGCGGCCGGGCTGGCGGCCTGGCGCCTGGAGCGGATCGGCCGGCCGGTGCTCGCCCTGGCGGCGATCGCCCTGGCGGTGTGCGTCACCGGCCCGTACACGGTGAGCCACCACTGGTCCATCATCATCGTCGGCCTGCCGCTGCTGGCCCGGCTGCGCTCGCGGCCGGCGCTGGCGCTGGGCATCGCCTTCTACCTGGCGCATCTCATCGCCCCCTACGGGGTGTTCGGGGAGGAGGGCGCCGTCGCCGCGAACCCCCTGGTGTGGGTCATCGGCAACGCCCAGGGCATCGCCGGGGTGGTGCTGCTGACGGCCCTGGCCTGGGCGGCGATCACCGGCCGGGTGCCGGAGCTGCCGCGCTGGCGGCGGGCCCGCTGGTCGCGGGCCGCCCGGACCCCGGACCCGGCCGCCGGCTGA
- a CDS encoding YggS family pyridoxal phosphate-dependent enzyme, translated as MSPATAPAPAPEPADRSPEAIAARLAAVRARVDAAAAAAGRDPAGVRLLPVSKTVPAGVLAAAWPHLAAAGVTALAENRVQEAAAKAAELTGPRWAVIGPLQSNKAGRLAGFADEFHALDRAKVADALQRRLVEHERVLEVLIQVNTSAEPQKAGTDPAGARELVAALAAGRWPNLRLRGLMTMAMPDDGTPAGAAAVRGCFTRLRELREGLAADFAAELPEGALAELSMGMSGDFEAAIAEGSTQVRVGRAIFGARKPAGAG; from the coding sequence ATGAGCCCCGCAACCGCCCCAGCCCCCGCCCCCGAGCCCGCCGACCGCTCCCCGGAGGCGATCGCCGCCCGGCTGGCGGCGGTGCGCGCCCGGGTGGACGCCGCCGCGGCCGCCGCCGGACGGGACCCGGCCGGGGTGCGGCTGCTGCCGGTGTCGAAGACGGTGCCCGCCGGGGTGCTCGCCGCCGCCTGGCCGCACCTGGCCGCCGCCGGGGTGACCGCCCTGGCGGAGAACCGGGTGCAGGAGGCCGCGGCGAAGGCCGCGGAGCTCACCGGCCCCCGGTGGGCGGTGATCGGCCCGCTGCAGAGCAACAAGGCCGGCCGGCTGGCCGGCTTCGCCGACGAGTTCCACGCCCTGGACCGGGCGAAGGTCGCCGATGCGCTGCAGCGCCGGCTCGTCGAGCACGAGCGGGTCCTGGAGGTGCTGATCCAGGTGAACACCTCCGCGGAACCGCAGAAGGCCGGGACCGACCCCGCCGGGGCCCGGGAGCTGGTGGCGGCGCTGGCCGCCGGGCGGTGGCCGAACCTGCGGCTGCGCGGGCTGATGACCATGGCGATGCCGGATGACGGCACCCCCGCCGGGGCGGCCGCGGTGCGCGGCTGCTTCACCCGGCTGCGCGAACTGCGCGAGGGGCTGGCCGCGGATTTCGCCGCGGAGCTGCCGGAGGGCGCCCTGGCGGAGCTGTCCATGGGCATGTCCGGGGATTTCGAGGCCGCGATCGCGGAGGGCTCCACCCAGGTGCGGGTGGGCCGGGCGATCTTCGGTGCCCGGAAGCCGGCCGGCGCGGGGTAG
- a CDS encoding amphi-Trp domain-containing protein encodes MTRDDTAAAKRKLVKSRAELGREELAGLLEDLAARVRAGRVTLGAGEAAATMDLPESLRVELEVEDSPKRAGLRRTLELELKWFVDAAGDPVAGGGDAAGLAIS; translated from the coding sequence ATGACCCGAGACGACACCGCCGCAGCCAAGCGGAAGCTGGTGAAGAGCCGCGCCGAGCTGGGCCGGGAGGAGCTGGCCGGGCTGCTCGAGGATCTGGCCGCCCGGGTGCGCGCCGGCCGGGTCACCCTCGGCGCCGGGGAGGCGGCGGCGACCATGGACCTGCCGGAGTCGCTGCGCGTGGAGCTGGAGGTGGAGGACTCCCCCAAGCGGGCCGGGCTGCGCCGCACCCTGGAGCTGGAGCTGAAATGGTTCGTCGACGCCGCCGGGGATCCGGTCGCCGGCGGCGGCGACGCCGCCGGCCTGGCCATCTCCTGA
- a CDS encoding Rieske (2Fe-2S) protein: MTRSPSLNDAGTPACSRRRFLLGSAATAAGALLAACGSAEEAAKVAAAEIPVGGGVVIGKYVITQPAEGEFHAFSAVCPHMGSTISEFADGQMICPQHGSHFDMATGEVISGPSRDPAAPAPLAAEGTDLVVG; the protein is encoded by the coding sequence ATGACCCGCTCACCCAGCCTGAACGACGCCGGCACCCCGGCGTGCAGCCGCCGCCGCTTCCTGCTCGGCTCCGCCGCCACCGCCGCCGGCGCCCTGCTCGCCGCCTGCGGTTCCGCGGAGGAGGCCGCGAAGGTCGCCGCCGCGGAGATCCCGGTCGGCGGCGGGGTGGTCATCGGCAAGTACGTGATCACCCAGCCCGCCGAGGGCGAGTTCCACGCCTTCTCCGCGGTGTGCCCGCATATGGGCTCCACCATCTCCGAATTCGCCGACGGGCAGATGATCTGCCCCCAGCACGGCTCCCATTTCGACATGGCCACCGGCGAGGTGATCTCCGGGCCCTCCCGGGACCCGGCCGCCCCGGCGCCGCTGGCCGCCGAGGGCACCGACCTCGTCGTCGGCTAG
- the hrpB gene encoding ATP-dependent helicase HrpB: MDQPRTPLDPARVARGLPIAAALGPLAEALGRSPGAAAVVQAPPGTGKTTAVPPAVAAAVAAHGAAGRVLVTAPRRVAVRAAARRLADLAGVRLGGPVGYAVRGDVRVGPDTVVEFATPGVLLRRLLADPELPGVAAVVLDEVHERDLDTDLALAMLRDLRDLREDLILVAMSATVDAERFAALLDVDGAPAPVIAAAATAHPLEIRYRPHTGPRLGPRGVERGFLDHAAAQAAALAAETAGDVLVFLPGVREIDHVRARLAALAPEAETLPLHGRLDAAEQDRVVAGRDRRGRRIIVATAVAESSITVPGVRAVVDACLDRGPRLDLARGMSGLVTVSCARSSAEQRAGRAARLGPGVAVRLIAEAEWPQLDAWPAPQIAVAELTRAMLDLAVWGTPGGAGLRLPDPPPAAHAAAANATLAALGAVDGAGHATGLGRLLARLPVDPAAGRALLIAAGPLGARRAAAATALLAEAPAGDLTRARPGETARREARRLERLLGRGDVVAAAGDLARDAGDPPEADPVALVTALARPERIARRRDAASAEYLTVGGTAATAPPELRGHDWLAIAEVTRAPGAAGGRAGALIRAAAPASRELAEYTAAARRGGGREVRLTGPLGAGRISAREVDRLGAIELAARPVPPTAAEAAAALARALAADPALLRCTPAAEALRARLALLHRELGDPWPAVDRGSLAARAGTLLAGRGAETAPAAVSAEELRRLLPWPDATRLEELVPERIRVPSGSRVRLDYPDPDQAAETGRGAQPVLAVKLQECFGLAETPRILDGRVPVLLHLLSPAGRPLAVTADLRSFWDGTYAGVRAEMRGRYPRHPWPEDPWTAPATARTTRRRR, from the coding sequence ATGGACCAGCCCCGCACCCCCCTCGACCCGGCCCGGGTGGCCCGCGGGCTGCCGATCGCCGCCGCCCTCGGCCCCCTCGCCGAGGCGCTCGGCCGCTCCCCCGGGGCGGCGGCGGTGGTGCAGGCCCCGCCGGGCACCGGCAAGACCACCGCGGTGCCCCCTGCGGTGGCCGCCGCGGTGGCCGCCCACGGCGCCGCCGGCCGGGTGCTGGTCACCGCCCCGCGCCGGGTGGCGGTGCGCGCCGCCGCCCGCCGGCTCGCCGATCTCGCCGGGGTGCGGCTGGGCGGGCCGGTGGGCTACGCGGTGCGCGGGGACGTCCGGGTCGGCCCGGACACGGTGGTGGAGTTCGCCACCCCCGGGGTGCTGCTGCGCCGGCTGCTCGCCGACCCGGAGCTGCCCGGGGTCGCCGCGGTGGTGCTCGACGAGGTCCACGAACGCGATCTGGACACCGACCTGGCCCTGGCCATGCTGCGCGATCTGCGCGATCTGCGCGAGGACCTGATCCTGGTGGCGATGTCCGCCACCGTCGACGCGGAGCGCTTCGCCGCCCTGCTCGACGTCGACGGCGCCCCCGCCCCGGTGATCGCCGCCGCGGCGACCGCGCACCCCCTGGAGATCCGGTACCGGCCGCACACCGGGCCCCGGCTGGGCCCGCGCGGGGTGGAGCGGGGCTTCCTCGACCACGCCGCGGCGCAGGCCGCGGCGCTGGCCGCCGAGACCGCCGGGGACGTGCTGGTCTTCCTGCCCGGGGTCCGGGAGATCGACCACGTCCGGGCCCGGCTGGCCGCCCTCGCCCCGGAGGCGGAGACGCTGCCCCTGCACGGCCGCCTGGACGCCGCCGAACAGGACCGGGTGGTCGCCGGGCGGGACCGGCGGGGCCGCCGGATCATCGTGGCCACCGCGGTGGCGGAGTCGTCGATCACGGTGCCCGGGGTGCGCGCCGTGGTGGACGCCTGCCTGGACCGCGGGCCCCGGCTGGATCTGGCCCGGGGCATGTCCGGCCTGGTCACCGTGTCCTGCGCCCGCTCCTCGGCGGAGCAGCGCGCCGGCCGGGCCGCACGGCTCGGCCCCGGGGTCGCGGTGCGGCTCATCGCCGAGGCCGAATGGCCGCAGCTGGACGCCTGGCCCGCCCCGCAGATCGCGGTCGCCGAGCTCACCCGGGCGATGCTGGATCTGGCGGTGTGGGGCACCCCCGGCGGGGCGGGGCTGCGGCTGCCGGACCCGCCGCCGGCGGCGCACGCCGCCGCCGCGAACGCGACCCTGGCCGCCCTCGGCGCCGTCGACGGGGCGGGCCACGCCACCGGGCTGGGCCGGCTGCTGGCCCGGCTGCCGGTGGATCCCGCCGCCGGCCGGGCGCTGCTCATCGCCGCCGGGCCGCTGGGGGCGCGCCGGGCCGCGGCGGCCACCGCACTGCTCGCCGAGGCCCCCGCCGGGGACCTCACCCGGGCCCGGCCGGGCGAGACCGCCCGCCGCGAGGCCCGCCGCCTGGAGCGGCTGCTGGGCCGCGGCGACGTCGTCGCCGCCGCCGGCGACCTGGCCCGGGACGCCGGCGACCCGCCGGAGGCGGACCCGGTGGCCCTGGTCACCGCCCTGGCCCGGCCGGAGCGGATCGCCCGGCGCCGGGACGCCGCCTCCGCGGAGTACCTCACCGTCGGCGGCACCGCCGCGACCGCCCCGCCGGAGCTGCGCGGCCATGACTGGCTGGCCATCGCCGAGGTCACCCGGGCGCCCGGCGCGGCCGGCGGCCGGGCCGGGGCGCTCATCCGCGCCGCCGCCCCGGCGAGCCGGGAACTGGCCGAGTACACCGCGGCGGCCCGGCGCGGCGGCGGCCGGGAGGTGCGGCTGACCGGCCCGCTGGGCGCCGGCCGGATCAGCGCCCGGGAGGTCGACCGGCTCGGCGCCATCGAACTGGCCGCCCGGCCGGTGCCGCCCACCGCCGCGGAGGCCGCCGCCGCGCTCGCCCGGGCGCTGGCCGCCGATCCGGCGCTGCTGCGCTGCACCCCGGCCGCCGAGGCGCTGCGCGCCCGGCTGGCGCTGCTGCACCGCGAACTCGGCGATCCCTGGCCGGCGGTGGACCGGGGCAGCCTCGCCGCGCGGGCCGGGACCCTGCTCGCCGGTCGCGGCGCGGAGACCGCCCCGGCGGCGGTGTCCGCCGAGGAGCTGCGCCGGCTACTGCCCTGGCCGGACGCCACCCGGCTCGAGGAGCTGGTCCCGGAGCGGATCCGGGTGCCCTCGGGATCCCGGGTGCGCCTGGACTACCCGGACCCGGACCAGGCGGCCGAGACCGGGCGGGGCGCGCAGCCGGTGCTGGCGGTGAAGCTGCAGGAGTGCTTCGGCCTGGCGGAGACCCCCCGGATCCTGGACGGCCGGGTGCCGGTGCTGCTGCACCTGCTCTCCCCGGCCGGGCGCCCCCTGGCGGTCACCGCGGATCTGCGCAGCTTCTGGGACGGGACCTACGCCGGGGTGCGCGCGGAGATGCGCGGCCGCTATCCCCGGCACCCCTGGCCGGAGGACCCGTGGACCGCCCCGGCCACCGCGCGCACCACCCGGCGGCGCCGCTGA